A genomic window from Sulfurimonas paralvinellae includes:
- a CDS encoding NeuD/PglB/VioB family sugar acetyltransferase produces the protein MKKEKIILLGGGGHCKSVIDVIEQEGRFEIAGIVEKFEGESAPIFGYPLIGTDDELATLREQYSYAFITIGHIASNAVRKKLFSKLKELDFTIPTIISPLSYVSPHATLQEGTVIMHHAIVNAAAKVGKNCIINTKVLIEHDSSIEDNCHVSTGAIINGGVQVMQDTFIGSGTTTKQSICVSGFIKAGSIVK, from the coding sequence ATGAAAAAAGAGAAGATCATTTTACTTGGCGGCGGCGGACACTGCAAAAGTGTCATCGATGTCATTGAACAAGAAGGAAGATTCGAGATCGCCGGAATTGTAGAAAAGTTCGAAGGTGAGAGTGCACCCATATTCGGCTACCCGTTAATCGGTACAGATGATGAACTTGCAACTTTGCGCGAGCAGTACAGTTATGCCTTCATTACCATAGGGCATATCGCTTCCAATGCCGTACGCAAAAAGCTTTTTTCAAAACTGAAGGAACTCGACTTTACCATTCCGACAATAATCTCTCCTTTGTCCTATGTTTCTCCTCACGCAACCCTGCAAGAAGGCACTGTCATTATGCACCATGCCATCGTCAATGCCGCTGCAAAAGTCGGCAAGAACTGTATTATCAATACAAAAGTACTCATAGAACATGACAGCAGTATTGAAGACAACTGTCATGTAAGCACAGGTGCCATCATCAATGGCGGTGTACAGGTGATGCAGGACACTTTTATAGGCAGTGGTACGACAACAAAGCAGAGTATATGCGTAAGTGGCTTTATAAAAGCCGGGAGTATTGTCAAATGA
- a CDS encoding LegC family aminotransferase has translation MTQKCNDIVQFIQETYRTQEFIPLHEPRFRGNEKRYLNECIDSTFVSSVGKFVDRAEEDFTAFVGAKYAVATVNGTSALHVALLCAGVKNGDEVLTQALSFVATANAISYCGAKPIFLDVSRKSMGMSPEALENFLTQNCQIENRQCINKTTQKVIKACVPMHTFGHPCQIDTIAEICSRWHITLVEDAAESLGSYYRTKHTGTFGKLGCFSFNGNKIITAGGGGMIVTDDADLAQKAKHISTTAKVPHKWEYVHDMMGYNYRMPNLNAALLVAQLEELSEFLHNKRSLAEKYNDFFSKYDDIEFIKEPKGAQSNYWLNALAFQNKGQRDAFLECCNANNVMTRPIWQLLSELEIYRECQKDTLANSFALSETIVNIPSSVVL, from the coding sequence TTGACTCAAAAATGTAATGATATTGTTCAATTCATTCAAGAAACTTACAGAACACAAGAGTTCATTCCTCTTCATGAGCCGCGTTTTAGGGGGAACGAGAAAAGATACCTCAACGAATGTATCGACTCCACTTTCGTTTCGAGTGTAGGGAAGTTCGTCGATAGAGCTGAGGAAGATTTTACTGCTTTTGTCGGAGCAAAATATGCAGTTGCCACCGTTAACGGTACAAGTGCACTACATGTTGCTCTGCTTTGCGCAGGTGTAAAAAATGGCGATGAAGTGCTCACGCAGGCACTGAGTTTTGTAGCAACGGCAAATGCCATCAGCTACTGTGGAGCAAAACCGATCTTTCTTGATGTCTCACGTAAGAGCATGGGCATGAGTCCCGAAGCACTTGAAAATTTTTTAACACAGAACTGTCAGATAGAAAACAGACAATGCATCAATAAAACAACGCAAAAAGTCATCAAAGCATGTGTCCCTATGCATACCTTTGGGCATCCTTGTCAAATCGACACCATTGCCGAAATCTGCTCACGTTGGCATATTACTCTTGTAGAAGATGCTGCGGAGAGTCTTGGCTCTTACTACAGAACAAAACATACCGGAACCTTTGGCAAACTGGGCTGTTTCTCATTTAACGGCAACAAAATCATCACAGCAGGCGGCGGAGGTATGATCGTCACTGATGATGCCGATTTGGCGCAAAAGGCCAAGCATATCTCAACAACGGCAAAAGTTCCACACAAATGGGAATATGTACATGATATGATGGGCTATAACTACCGTATGCCAAACCTTAACGCAGCACTGCTTGTCGCACAGCTTGAAGAGCTTTCAGAGTTTTTACACAACAAACGCTCCCTCGCAGAAAAATATAATGATTTTTTTTCAAAATATGACGATATAGAGTTTATAAAAGAACCAAAGGGGGCACAGAGCAACTATTGGCTCAACGCCTTGGCATTTCAAAACAAAGGCCAAAGAGATGCTTTTTTGGAGTGTTGTAATGCCAACAATGTCATGACCCGACCGATTTGGCAGCTTTTAAGTGAGCTTGAGATCTACAGAGAGTGTCAAAAAGACACTCTGGCAAACTCATTCGCACTATCTGAGACGATAGTCAATATTCCAAGCAGCGTGGTGTTATAA
- a CDS encoding UDP-N-acetylglucosamine 4,6-dehydratase — protein sequence MNILELIGRDQELFYSDIRQYSALLSQCVKKSSFLVLGGAGSIGQAVVKEIFKRNPQKLHVVDISENNMVELVRDIRSSYGYIDGEFATFALDIGSLEYDAFIKNDGRYDYVLNLSALKHVRSEKDPFTLMRMCDVNIFNTDKTLTQSIENGVKKYFCVSTDKAANPVNMMGASKRIMEMFVHRHSLDIDVSMARFANVAFSDGSLLHGFNQRIEKRQPIVAPNDIKRYFVTPQESGELCLMSAIFGENRDIFFPKLSESLHLISFADIAVKYLRKKGYEPYLCKSEDEARLLAKTLPQEGKWPCLFTQSDTTGEKDFEEFFTKNETLDMERFENLGVIKNRADFDNQALNDFTKHIESFKQNYSWEKRDIVEEFFKLLPNFAYEDKGKYLDSKM from the coding sequence TTGAATATCTTAGAACTTATTGGAAGAGATCAAGAACTATTTTACAGCGATATACGACAATATTCTGCCTTGCTGTCTCAATGTGTCAAGAAATCTTCTTTTTTAGTCCTCGGCGGTGCAGGAAGTATCGGTCAAGCCGTTGTCAAAGAGATATTTAAACGTAATCCTCAAAAACTGCATGTCGTAGATATTTCCGAAAACAATATGGTTGAACTCGTACGTGATATTCGCAGCTCTTATGGCTATATAGACGGAGAATTCGCAACCTTTGCTCTGGACATAGGCTCACTCGAATATGACGCTTTTATAAAAAATGACGGCAGATATGATTATGTTCTCAATCTTTCGGCACTCAAACATGTCCGCAGTGAAAAAGACCCTTTTACTTTGATGCGTATGTGTGATGTCAATATTTTCAATACCGACAAAACCCTCACGCAGTCCATAGAAAACGGAGTAAAAAAATACTTCTGTGTTTCTACGGACAAAGCGGCAAATCCCGTCAATATGATGGGAGCAAGCAAACGCATCATGGAGATGTTCGTACATCGCCATTCACTTGATATAGATGTCTCAATGGCTCGTTTTGCAAATGTGGCCTTTTCTGACGGCAGCCTTTTACACGGATTTAACCAGCGAATTGAAAAACGCCAGCCCATTGTTGCGCCAAACGACATCAAACGCTACTTTGTCACACCGCAAGAGAGCGGAGAGCTTTGTCTTATGAGCGCTATTTTTGGGGAGAACCGAGATATCTTCTTTCCGAAACTTTCAGAGAGTCTGCATCTTATCTCCTTCGCTGATATTGCCGTCAAATATCTGCGCAAAAAGGGTTATGAACCTTATCTTTGTAAAAGTGAGGATGAAGCAAGGTTATTGGCAAAAACTTTGCCACAAGAAGGAAAATGGCCTTGTCTTTTTACACAGAGCGATACAACAGGTGAAAAGGATTTCGAAGAGTTCTTCACAAAGAACGAAACACTTGATATGGAACGATTTGAAAATCTTGGTGTCATTAAAAATAGAGCCGATTTTGATAATCAAGCACTCAATGATTTTACAAAACATATCGAGAGTTTTAAACAAAACTATAGTTGGGAAAAACGAGACATCGTAGAGGAGTTTTTCAAACTACTTCCAAATTTCGCTTACGAGGACAAAGGAAAATATCTTGACTCAAAAATGTAA
- the fliD gene encoding flagellar filament capping protein FliD — protein MAVSSLGLGSGVLTQDVLDQLRKADESSRVTPIDMQLALVKDEQGAFNVLDAKMTNLIDSIDALKRPLLYDERTARVTGTSVAVTASANSDLQEFTLNVTQLATKQIEESGSFGSETDTIASAAGSINLNIDGTDFTIDYDDTTTLKSFKKSINDIAGDKVNATIVQIASGDYRLFLNSVGTGSNQDITITDNSGNLSGTQLTDDLTALQTGVDATFEFNGQTVTRSSNEVTDLVTGYDITLKELGSSSVKIEQNRDAILEKIDSFVEKYNDAMGELGRLTVNSTNSDERGIFAGNSTIRSMQLKIRNLMDDIGGGVGNIYDYGFDIDKSGKLTFDKSVFNDALDADAANVEAFFSGGDFDNGDGTTTIVDGIFNELSTAVGAYTNYDQTLDQFKKSLMEQSTELEDRRATEIERLDNKYATLQKQWAAYDALIAKLTSSANAFIQMVNTQNSTKNN, from the coding sequence ATGGCTGTATCATCATTAGGTCTTGGTTCAGGTGTTCTGACACAGGATGTATTAGATCAATTACGTAAAGCTGATGAGTCATCACGCGTCACACCGATAGATATGCAACTGGCACTTGTTAAAGATGAGCAGGGGGCTTTTAATGTATTGGATGCAAAGATGACAAATCTAATTGATAGCATCGATGCATTGAAAAGACCACTTTTGTATGATGAAAGAACGGCAAGAGTGACAGGAACATCTGTTGCAGTAACTGCAAGTGCCAACAGTGATCTTCAAGAGTTTACGCTGAATGTTACACAGTTGGCTACGAAACAGATTGAAGAATCAGGTTCATTTGGTTCTGAGACAGATACTATTGCAAGTGCGGCTGGCAGTATTAATCTCAATATAGACGGCACTGACTTTACGATTGATTATGATGATACTACTACTTTAAAGAGTTTTAAAAAATCTATTAACGATATTGCCGGTGATAAGGTTAATGCCACAATTGTTCAAATTGCAAGTGGTGATTATAGATTGTTTTTAAACTCTGTAGGAACAGGGAGCAATCAAGATATAACTATTACAGATAACAGTGGGAATCTATCAGGAACACAGTTAACAGATGATTTAACTGCCTTGCAGACGGGAGTTGATGCAACGTTTGAGTTTAATGGTCAAACGGTAACAAGAAGCTCTAATGAAGTGACTGATCTTGTTACGGGATATGATATAACACTTAAAGAACTTGGATCATCAAGTGTGAAGATCGAACAAAATAGAGACGCAATATTAGAGAAAATTGATAGTTTCGTAGAAAAGTACAATGATGCAATGGGTGAGCTTGGAAGACTTACAGTTAATAGCACTAATTCTGATGAGAGAGGTATTTTTGCAGGTAATAGTACTATCCGAAGCATGCAGCTTAAGATACGAAATTTAATGGATGACATAGGCGGTGGTGTTGGTAATATCTATGACTATGGTTTTGATATAGACAAAAGTGGAAAATTGACTTTTGATAAGTCAGTATTCAATGATGCTCTTGATGCAGATGCAGCAAATGTAGAAGCTTTCTTTTCCGGTGGAGATTTTGATAATGGGGATGGTACAACAACGATAGTTGATGGTATTTTTAATGAACTCTCTACAGCAGTTGGGGCGTATACAAACTACGATCAAACACTAGATCAATTTAAAAAGAGTTTGATGGAACAAAGTACTGAACTCGAGGATAGACGAGCGACAGAAATAGAGAGACTAGACAATAAGTATGCAACATTACAAAAACAGTGGGCTGCATATGATGCTTTAATAGCAAAATTAACTTCTTCTGCCAATGCATTTATACAGATGGTAAATACGCAAAATTCGACCAAAAACAACTAA
- the fliS gene encoding flagellar export chaperone FliS yields the protein MYANSAYNAYTENYIGIESPYKLIEMLYEGVLRFNAQAKRAIKDNDIEKRVYWTNRSIAVLAELKGSLDFKQGNVAKYLDGLYDYQIKLLTEAGIENSLEKLEECTNVFKGLLEAWRETTDVA from the coding sequence ATGTATGCAAACAGTGCTTATAATGCCTATACGGAAAACTATATAGGGATAGAATCACCATATAAACTAATAGAAATGTTATACGAAGGGGTGCTACGTTTTAATGCACAAGCAAAACGGGCAATAAAAGATAATGACATTGAAAAACGAGTATATTGGACAAATCGATCAATCGCTGTATTGGCTGAGCTCAAAGGGAGTTTAGATTTTAAGCAGGGGAATGTAGCAAAATACTTGGATGGTCTGTATGATTATCAGATTAAACTTTTAACAGAAGCCGGTATAGAAAATAGTCTTGAAAAACTTGAAGAGTGTACAAATGTATTTAAGGGGCTTTTGGAAGCTTGGAGAGAAACTACGGATGTGGCTTAA
- a CDS encoding SDR family oxidoreductase gives MRKAVVTGASSGIGKAITQRLLTLGYAVTGISRTISYEDFMHADFQAVQADLCDAHATKKLCEALKKEDISILVNAAGFGRFELHEELSPEIIEKMTHLNLTAPMLLTHATLRSLKHNSGYLININSIEALRASKFAALYSATKAGLKAFGDALFEETRKTNLSITNINPDMTESTFYDELRFDVSENENEKLLAGDIADAVEHILTMRKGAVVSDYTIRSLNFGIRKKSKK, from the coding sequence GTGAGAAAAGCAGTGGTTACGGGAGCAAGCAGCGGCATCGGCAAAGCGATAACACAACGTCTTTTAACCCTTGGATATGCCGTTACGGGTATCAGTCGGACAATATCCTATGAAGATTTTATGCATGCCGATTTTCAAGCCGTTCAGGCAGACCTCTGCGATGCTCACGCAACGAAAAAGCTCTGTGAAGCTTTGAAAAAAGAGGATATTTCCATCCTCGTCAATGCTGCAGGTTTTGGAAGGTTCGAGCTGCACGAAGAGTTAAGCCCTGAAATCATTGAGAAGATGACACACCTCAATCTCACAGCACCGATGCTGCTTACTCACGCAACACTTCGCTCACTCAAACATAACAGCGGCTACCTCATCAACATAAACTCCATCGAAGCACTGCGGGCAAGTAAGTTCGCCGCTCTCTACTCTGCCACAAAAGCAGGTCTGAAGGCCTTTGGCGATGCCCTTTTTGAAGAGACACGAAAAACAAACCTCAGCATAACGAACATCAACCCCGACATGACAGAGAGCACTTTTTACGATGAACTGCGTTTTGATGTCAGTGAAAATGAAAATGAAAAACTCTTGGCAGGAGATATCGCCGATGCGGTAGAGCATATATTAACTATGCGAAAAGGTGCTGTTGTAAGTGACTACACCATAAGAAGTCTAAATTTTGGGATACGTAAAAAATCTAAGAAGTGA
- a CDS encoding HAD-IIB family hydrolase, with the protein MKNIYITDLDHTFLRSDLSLSDYTKKIWNSYENEAILGIATARTYKKTVQFLEGVYISAPMILLDGALIATMDKKIIDTKFIAKDAADTIIDEGARLGIYPFVLSLVDEKLGEAFSYSTTLNAYQQEIIKRYANDDHTEAFRDLRAKERNFKVVYMAEEMLLEALKQNLEAIFGDELKYILAPEAYMGCYFLTILHKDADKSHGIKSVSEAVGFDLDKLTVFGDNLNDIGMFELANRSVAVANAQEDVKEKADIVLEHTNDEDGVARYLEELKNA; encoded by the coding sequence ATGAAAAATATTTACATAACAGACCTTGACCATACTTTTTTACGTTCTGACTTGTCTTTGAGTGATTATACTAAAAAAATCTGGAACTCTTACGAAAATGAAGCTATTTTGGGCATTGCAACTGCGAGAACCTACAAAAAAACGGTACAGTTCCTAGAAGGTGTGTATATTTCAGCACCGATGATACTCCTTGACGGTGCACTTATTGCTACAATGGATAAAAAAATCATCGACACTAAGTTCATTGCAAAAGATGCAGCCGACACCATCATAGATGAGGGTGCACGGCTGGGTATCTACCCCTTTGTACTCTCACTGGTCGATGAGAAACTGGGTGAAGCGTTCTCTTACTCGACAACGCTCAATGCGTATCAGCAGGAGATCATCAAGCGTTATGCGAACGATGACCATACAGAGGCTTTTCGTGATCTGCGTGCAAAAGAGAGGAACTTCAAAGTGGTCTATATGGCAGAGGAGATGCTGCTTGAAGCATTGAAGCAGAATCTTGAAGCCATCTTTGGCGATGAATTGAAGTATATATTGGCACCCGAAGCTTATATGGGCTGCTATTTTTTGACCATTTTACATAAAGATGCAGACAAATCCCACGGTATCAAGAGTGTGAGTGAAGCAGTCGGATTTGATCTGGATAAGTTAACCGTCTTTGGAGACAATCTTAATGACATCGGTATGTTCGAGCTGGCAAACAGGTCTGTGGCGGTGGCGAACGCGCAGGAAGATGTGAAAGAAAAAGCGGATATTGTGTTAGAACACACAAATGATGAAGACGGTGTTGCCAGATATCTTGAGGAGCTGAAAAATGCATAG
- a CDS encoding sugar MFS transporter, giving the protein MHRRSSLIPMLIIGALFFIFGFVTWLNGSLIPFLKEICSLNEFEALFVTFAFYIAYTVMALPMAFVLEKTGYKKGMALGLVVMAVGALLFIPAAQSAEFLVFLLALFTLGTGLTILQTASNPYIVLIGPIESAAMRISIMGLINKSAGVLAPLVFTALILADIQPDPSLLAHELIKPYAIMAAILAALALFVYFSSLPEIEFEEDPYDDENIFGFPRVVLGAVALFFYVGIEVIAGDTIGLYAQSIGMENATALTSYTMFFMVIGYIIGAVAIPKFLTQEKALTLSALFGIILLFGVAFSSTSDTSFSEILWGWSGVMLLPNSLLFVALLGLANALVWPTIWPLALEDLGKHTAKGSALLIMSIAGGALLPLAFGKTAQLTHNMQEAYLLGIICYAVILMYALKWHKMKGWRG; this is encoded by the coding sequence ATGCATAGAAGATCTTCACTTATTCCGATGCTTATCATTGGAGCACTCTTTTTCATTTTCGGTTTTGTGACCTGGCTTAACGGTTCGCTCATTCCGTTTTTAAAAGAGATCTGTTCGCTTAATGAGTTTGAGGCACTTTTTGTCACTTTTGCTTTTTACATTGCCTACACGGTTATGGCACTGCCGATGGCTTTTGTACTGGAGAAAACCGGTTACAAAAAAGGAATGGCTCTCGGGCTTGTCGTCATGGCAGTAGGTGCGTTGCTTTTCATCCCAGCGGCACAGAGTGCGGAGTTTCTTGTTTTTTTGCTGGCACTTTTCACGCTTGGGACAGGGCTTACCATACTCCAAACGGCATCAAATCCTTACATCGTTCTTATCGGTCCAATAGAATCAGCGGCAATGCGTATCAGCATTATGGGGCTTATCAACAAAAGTGCGGGTGTTTTGGCACCGCTTGTCTTTACAGCGCTCATACTTGCAGATATCCAACCCGACCCCTCTCTGTTAGCCCACGAGCTCATTAAGCCTTATGCGATCATGGCGGCTATTTTAGCGGCATTGGCACTCTTTGTCTACTTCTCTTCGCTTCCTGAGATCGAGTTTGAAGAAGACCCATATGATGATGAAAATATCTTTGGTTTTCCCCGTGTCGTGCTTGGTGCTGTGGCACTTTTTTTCTACGTGGGTATCGAAGTTATTGCTGGTGATACCATTGGACTCTATGCGCAGAGTATCGGGATGGAGAATGCAACAGCCTTGACCTCTTATACTATGTTCTTTATGGTTATAGGTTACATTATCGGTGCTGTTGCCATTCCAAAGTTCCTTACGCAGGAAAAGGCATTGACACTTTCGGCTCTCTTTGGAATAATACTGCTTTTTGGTGTGGCTTTTTCTTCCACGAGTGATACAAGCTTTTCTGAGATTTTATGGGGTTGGAGCGGTGTAATGCTGCTGCCGAACTCTCTACTTTTTGTGGCACTTTTAGGTCTTGCCAATGCTCTTGTCTGGCCGACGATCTGGCCTTTGGCACTTGAAGACCTTGGAAAACACACAGCAAAGGGGAGTGCACTGCTTATCATGTCCATTGCCGGTGGGGCACTCCTGCCGCTTGCTTTTGGAAAAACGGCACAGCTCACGCACAATATGCAAGAAGCCTATCTTCTTGGCATCATCTGTTACGCTGTTATCTTGATGTATGCACTCAAATGGCATAAGATGAAAGGGTGGAGAGGCTAG
- a CDS encoding D-hexose-6-phosphate mutarotase, with translation MYALKELENGFVYLEVKNEAAHAKIALQGAHIFKYENYNGELLWLSQISRFETGSAIRGGIPLCWPRFGNLDETLPQHGFARTMIFELIEVKEVSNSLTQVHLRLEDTPKSRKIWNFAFELDVVFEISATLSISMKTTNRDTKEFLLTQAFHTYFQVDDIVKVRIEGLEGMKYLDTLSDTKAVEDQPIEIDKEIDRVYLGVKEDIHLREEHKNISIHAENSNSAIVWNPWAEKCSNMSAMKPDAYKEFVCIESANAFDDFRIVQPNENVHLRATYLTQRC, from the coding sequence GTGTATGCTTTAAAAGAGCTTGAAAACGGATTTGTTTATTTAGAAGTAAAGAATGAAGCGGCTCACGCAAAGATAGCGCTGCAGGGTGCGCATATTTTTAAATATGAAAATTATAACGGTGAACTGCTCTGGCTGAGTCAAATAAGCCGATTTGAGACGGGAAGTGCCATTCGAGGCGGTATTCCACTTTGCTGGCCTCGCTTTGGCAATCTTGATGAAACGCTGCCACAGCATGGTTTTGCACGAACAATGATTTTTGAGCTCATTGAAGTAAAAGAGGTTTCAAATAGCCTCACGCAAGTCCATCTTCGGCTGGAAGATACTCCCAAGAGTAGAAAGATCTGGAATTTTGCTTTTGAACTTGATGTTGTTTTTGAGATTTCTGCTACACTCTCCATCTCTATGAAAACAACGAACAGAGATACAAAAGAGTTTCTCCTCACGCAGGCTTTTCATACCTATTTTCAGGTGGATGATATTGTAAAAGTACGTATAGAGGGTTTGGAAGGCATGAAATATTTAGATACGTTGAGCGATACTAAAGCCGTTGAAGATCAGCCGATAGAGATAGATAAAGAGATAGACAGGGTTTATCTTGGCGTGAAAGAAGATATACACTTGCGTGAGGAGCATAAAAACATCAGTATCCATGCAGAAAATTCCAACTCGGCAATCGTATGGAATCCCTGGGCGGAAAAATGCAGTAACATGAGTGCTATGAAGCCCGATGCCTACAAGGAGTTTGTCTGCATAGAGAGTGCGAACGCTTTTGATGACTTTCGGATTGTTCAACCAAATGAGAATGTACATTTACGGGCTACTTATCTCACGCAAAGGTGTTAA
- a CDS encoding YaiI/YqxD family protein, with the protein MKMYIDGDAFPNLLKPIVLRQIEKLGIETFVVANKKVTIGKSQNVFYVIVDAGADEADNKIVEMLQEGDLVITADIPLADRVISKNAHAIDHRGELYSRDNIKQYLAMRNLMESIREMGEVTKGAKAFGQKDAEHFANQLNAFLQRYDF; encoded by the coding sequence ATGAAGATGTACATAGATGGAGATGCCTTTCCCAATCTTTTAAAGCCGATAGTTCTGCGTCAGATAGAAAAACTGGGCATTGAAACCTTTGTTGTAGCGAATAAAAAAGTCACTATTGGAAAGTCACAGAATGTTTTTTATGTTATCGTTGATGCCGGAGCGGATGAAGCGGATAATAAAATTGTAGAGATGTTACAAGAGGGTGATCTTGTCATTACCGCTGACATTCCGTTAGCAGACAGAGTAATCTCAAAAAATGCACATGCCATAGATCATCGAGGAGAACTCTACAGCAGGGACAATATCAAGCAATATCTTGCGATGAGAAATCTTATGGAGTCCATCAGGGAAATGGGTGAAGTAACCAAAGGAGCAAAGGCATTTGGTCAAAAAGATGCTGAACATTTTGCAAATCAACTCAATGCATTTTTGCAGAGATATGATTTCTAG
- a CDS encoding sodium-dependent transporter: MKLARFSRLGFILAAAGSAVGLGNIWKFPYITGEYGGGAFVLIYLITVLLIGFSIMIAEMLIGYLGRRDTVTSFEELAPRNKHIWKLGGFQALAGLFIMIFYSVVIGWIFNYIITSLSYLPASVEEAETTFTTMLHSNFWIQLFYHTLSFAFITYVVHKGIKSGIEKLNYYLMPALMVILGGMFIYATTLGGFSKAVDFMFMPDWSKVTSEAFVVAVGHAFFTLSLGMGAIMTYAASLPKDANLVKSAFWVVFLDTTIAIVAGLMLFTFLYQYGSGPAKGPGLVFISLPAAFYEMGILGNFFAVLFFIALAFAGLTSSVSLVEPMIQYFIDRFGWSRLKSSLSMGFFFWFLGIFAILSNIDGTKEFLTWGSKNFFDWVDYVTAAIMLPLGGLIMAVFVGFVIPESEVEKVVKPQLKWAYKPWYFSLRYLTPVAMFVVMLSLMGII; this comes from the coding sequence ATGAAATTAGCAAGATTTAGTCGGTTAGGTTTTATTTTAGCAGCAGCAGGCTCTGCTGTCGGACTTGGAAATATCTGGAAGTTTCCATACATTACAGGAGAGTATGGCGGCGGAGCATTTGTGCTCATTTATCTTATCACTGTGCTGCTTATCGGGTTTTCCATCATGATAGCGGAGATGCTCATTGGTTATCTTGGCCGCCGTGATACGGTTACATCGTTTGAAGAACTTGCTCCTAGAAACAAGCATATATGGAAACTTGGTGGTTTTCAGGCCTTAGCAGGTCTATTCATTATGATTTTTTACTCAGTCGTTATCGGTTGGATATTTAACTACATCATCACTTCTTTGAGCTATCTTCCTGCAAGCGTCGAAGAGGCGGAGACTACTTTTACGACAATGCTTCACAGCAATTTTTGGATACAGCTTTTTTACCATACGCTCTCTTTTGCTTTCATTACCTATGTAGTTCATAAGGGTATTAAGAGTGGTATTGAAAAACTAAATTACTACTTGATGCCGGCATTGATGGTGATTCTTGGTGGTATGTTCATCTATGCAACGACGCTTGGAGGTTTTTCAAAAGCGGTGGACTTTATGTTTATGCCGGATTGGTCAAAAGTTACTTCAGAGGCGTTTGTCGTAGCGGTCGGACATGCATTTTTTACTCTCTCACTCGGTATGGGTGCCATTATGACCTATGCAGCATCACTGCCAAAAGATGCCAACCTTGTTAAAAGTGCTTTTTGGGTTGTCTTTTTAGATACGACCATCGCTATAGTAGCGGGTTTGATGCTCTTTACATTTCTATACCAATACGGCTCAGGCCCTGCAAAAGGCCCGGGGCTGGTTTTTATTTCATTGCCGGCGGCTTTTTATGAGATGGGTATTCTTGGCAACTTCTTCGCAGTACTCTTTTTTATAGCGCTTGCCTTTGCCGGACTTACATCTTCGGTCTCTCTTGTTGAGCCGATGATTCAGTACTTTATCGACAGATTTGGCTGGAGCCGCCTTAAATCTTCTTTGAGCATGGGCTTTTTCTTTTGGTTTTTAGGCATCTTTGCCATTCTCTCAAATATCGACGGCACAAAAGAGTTCCTGACATGGGGAAGCAAAAACTTCTTTGACTGGGTAGATTATGTAACGGCAGCCATTATGCTGCCTTTGGGTGGTCTTATCATGGCTGTATTTGTCGGCTTTGTCATTCCTGAGAGTGAAGTGGAGAAAGTTGTCAAACCACAATTGAAATGGGCATATAAACCATGGTACTTTTCACTTCGTTATCTTACGCCGGTCGCTATGTTCGTGGTCATGCTTTCACTGATGGGAATCATATAG